TTCATGATCCAACACTAGGTTAGTATGTTTCTTTTACCGATTTTTACCTTTCCGTATTTCTGCTATATAAAATGTAGAAAAGCATGGAAGAATGGTATTTTCCATACTTCAAAGGCTTATATTTTTCCTTTCCATTTTACATTCGCCACCGTTAAAACGCCGGTATTCTGATATTCCAACTAGGGAGTAATCGCATTGACCAACTATGATGGCATCGTTATCGGTCATAGCCTGACCGTGGATAATTTATATTGCTTTATTTAATTCTGGATGGCTGATTAACAGCGTCAAGTTCTTCATGGCATTTTCATCGCGATCAACTACTTTGCCATAATTTGGGCAGTCCGGATTATAACAAATATATTCATTATGCTTAGTGCCATGCTTTTGATTACCCTTTAAGGTGACTTTTTCATCACCTTTTTTGACCATACCACAAACTGCACATCTTTGTGTTGACGGATAAAGCTTATTAGCCAAGATCAGTTCTTTATCATACCAATCACACTTATAAGCCAATAGCTGTCTAAACAGTCCAAACATTGATCGATGCATACCTTTTGAAGCAACGTGACTCATAAGCATGCCTTTTACGTCTAAGTTTTCAATTACTATTTGGTCATAATCATTAACCAGTTTGGTTGTAAACTTGTGCATCAAGTCGTGCTGAATATTGGAAACACGTTCATAACAAGATTGAAGCTTGGTTTTCGTCTTCAAATACTTATTACTTTGTGTCCCCTTGATTCTGCCATTAACTGTCCGCTTCTTAGCTAAACGCTTTTGATAAAACTTGATTTTCGCATAAAGCCTCTTTAGTGACTTAGGCAAGACTAAACACTGTCCATCTTGATAATTAAAGTGACCTACATTAATATCAACTCCTGTACCTTTGCCAGTTTTAGCCTTGGGTAAAGGCTTTTCTAGCTTATAAGGTATAGAAGCATAATACTTATGGTTTACTTTAAAAATTGAAACTACACCAATTTTACCCGATAAAGGCTTATTTGAAAGCTCGATCCCTGCCCAACGATCCTTATATGGGGTATCTCTAGGCATTTCTAACCAAAGTAGTCCATCCTCTATCTTTGCTCGATCAGTTTTAAAGCCTTGGCGCGGATTTTTCTTAGAGCGGAACTTAGGCTTGCCCCAATCAGGCTGTGCTTTATTAAAGAAATTTTGCCATGCTTTGCCTAAATCCTGTACCGCTAACTGTAAAGTGCGAGCAGAGTAGGCATACTGCCAATCTTCCTTTTGTTCAATCATTAGATCTCTTACTAAACGCCAATTAGGACTAGGATTTAAGTGATAATCTTGATGAGTCATGCGCCATTTCTTAGTCTTTTTATTCTGCTTAGGAATAAAGGTAGTGGCAACTACTTTATCAAAAATAGTATGTGCCATATACAAGTCTTGCCATAAAGCCAAGGCTTGATTCCAACAGTATCGACGGTAGTTACACCAATCGTCCAAAATTTGCTTCATCGCCTCATCTGGTTTTAGACGGTAAACGCGTGTTTTTACTATCATTTATTAGTCAACTCCTTGTCTTCGCTAATCTTATGCTTGTATTTACGTAAGCCGTAAAGACGACAAGAAAAGACGTGTAAAATACTTAAGACATCTTGAACCAATTCTTCATTAGGTGACGTTTCTCGATTGTTTAAGACTACTATTTTAGTGCCATTTTGATTACATAGTTTTTCAAACCAATCATAACCAAAGCGGATAAAACGATCTTGGTAAGTAATGTAAATTGTTTTAATCTTTCCTTGCATTACTTCATCAAGAAGCTTATTCCACTTTTTGCGCTTATAATTCAGACCGCTACCAATATCGGTGATCATTTCATCAAG
This is a stretch of genomic DNA from Lactobacillus crispatus. It encodes these proteins:
- a CDS encoding IS607 family transposase, with product MAVLKPKEMAERLGVTVRTLQEWDRKGIFPAHRTPTNKRYYTEQDYLKYINNNSDPKKDKRNVVGYARVSTANQKDDLKDQEEFIREFVNTKGIILDEMITDIGSGLNYKRKKWNKLLDEVMQGKIKTIYITYQDRFIRFGYDWFEKLCNQNGTKIVVLNNRETSPNEELVQDVLSILHVFSCRLYGLRKYKHKISEDKELTNK
- a CDS encoding RNA-guided endonuclease InsQ/TnpB family protein; protein product: MIVKTRVYRLKPDEAMKQILDDWCNYRRYCWNQALALWQDLYMAHTIFDKVVATTFIPKQNKKTKKWRMTHQDYHLNPSPNWRLVRDLMIEQKEDWQYAYSARTLQLAVQDLGKAWQNFFNKAQPDWGKPKFRSKKNPRQGFKTDRAKIEDGLLWLEMPRDTPYKDRWAGIELSNKPLSGKIGVVSIFKVNHKYYASIPYKLEKPLPKAKTGKGTGVDINVGHFNYQDGQCLVLPKSLKRLYAKIKFYQKRLAKKRTVNGRIKGTQSNKYLKTKTKLQSCYERVSNIQHDLMHKFTTKLVNDYDQIVIENLDVKGMLMSHVASKGMHRSMFGLFRQLLAYKCDWYDKELILANKLYPSTQRCAVCGMVKKGDEKVTLKGNQKHGTKHNEYICYNPDCPNYGKVVDRDENAMKNLTLLISHPELNKAI